A genomic region of Dreissena polymorpha isolate Duluth1 chromosome 4, UMN_Dpol_1.0, whole genome shotgun sequence contains the following coding sequences:
- the LOC127878957 gene encoding putative zinc finger protein 66 has product MVLIFTTTTSILSNEYVEKFPKDKLAVALFKIAKDSRVSLAKEKTSFVITGDWINVTRAYEALEHYLENKNQFDESSECNLQESKGRNKSVNSKVPNAFQKPARRGRKPGTTIVAKRNQSNSLPEPVVMQQHDFDKPQLSQQMNKILQNYVKPTKVRNECHILNNDLEANNDKIQNDINSIHVKQTAENCLTSKNETSVKVVIKKEIEQDEFDGDTDIEDNFDLNQMINNQTDSVNLVTDVNGKVVKCKKIKNTIGRSPISNKKRRSTKSKSTRIRNKKNEIKNCIENAKTEMKSFDCTECDYRSPNKINFVQHKQRMHTFSLKCDECGHVFGMKKDLNRHVKRVHGEPSYVCEICQRHYKFRRAYVSHMKCHDSDYVKQDYPCEICGKTFSTKYVLTTHVNAAHLGIKKSYVCPTCGKTFTQRSSYLMHANVHAGIKPYVCHVCGKAFSYDKSLKEHKYMHDSEKHFACEICKKTFRQKTSLQIHLKIHKESRDYICQSCGKGFTQKQSLHRHERIHNGDKPFQCTLCQRTFNDYSIIRRHMILLHKRDPKDPGSWKKEIINTVKKATAFYIEGGSGYNAGGRAPPLVETHTDTRPSCQDLNSSPDNVSVTKSGKKPSSQPVKKELSAEESGLRQGHLHEMARAVYPQVTSLSNVETDSQASPLPLNYSIPAHFSDSAREEHGATTELDIDKISDRYQMLTNSYHAIAPARTELPPIGLSVLSNQGMDAIRSQELSHSAAQNDSSYTQTMSNAWMYPNYPYYSTHHFSQFQGPPS; this is encoded by the exons ATGGTTCTTATATTTACTACAACAACCAGCATTCTGTCAAATGAGTATGTTGAAAAGTTTCCGAAGGATAAACTGGCCGTTGCATTATTCAAAATTGCTAAAGACTCCAGGGTTTCACTTGCTAAAGAGAAGACCTCGTTTGTTATCACGGGAGACTGGATCAATGTAACGCGTGCTTATGAAGCGCTGGAACACTATCTTGAGAACAAGAATCAGTTTGATGAATCTTCTGAATGTAATCTCCAAGAGTCTAAGGGTCGAAATAAAAGTGTTAACAGCAAAGTGCCAAATGCATTTCAGAAACCTGCTCGACGAGGTCGAAAGCCAGGGACTACAATTGTGGCTAAAAGAAATCAGTCAAATAGTTTGCCAGAACCTGTAGTTATGCAACAGCATGATTTTGATAAGCCACAACTAAGCCAACAAATGAATAAAATCCTTCAAAACTATGTAAAACCAACAAAAGTAAGAAATGAATGTCACATATTAAATAACGACTTAGAAGCTAATAATGATAAAATCCAAAATGACATAAATTCAATTCATGTCAAACAAACAGCTGAGAATTGTTTGACATCAAAAAATGAAACATCAGTCAAAGTTGTGATTAAAAAAGAAATCGAACAAGATGAATTTGATGGTGACACAGATATTGAGGACAATTTTGATCTAaatcaaatgataaacaatcaaaCTGATAGTGTTAACCTAGTCACTGATGTTAATGGTAAAGTTGTTAAGtgcaagaaaataaaaaatactattgGACGCAGCcctatatcaaataaaaaaagacGAAGCACTAAATCCAAATCAACAAGGATAAGGAACAAAAAGAAtgagataaaaaattgtatagAAAATGCCAAAACTGAAATGAAATCGTTTGATTGTACTGAATGTGACTACAGAAGTCCTAACAAAATCAACTTTGTGCAGCACAAGCAGAGAATGCacactttttcattaaaatgtgatgAATGTGGACATGTATTTGGAATGAAGAAAGATCTTAATCGGCATGTAAAACGTGTTCATGGGGAGCCATCGTATGTTTGTGAAATTTGCCAACGTCATTACAAATTCCGCAGGGCTTATGTTAGCCACATGAAATGTCATGATTCTGATTATGTCAAACAAGACTACCCATGTGAAATATGTGGTAAAACTTTTAGTACTAAGTATGTACTTACAACACATGTTAATGCAGCCCATCTTGGAATAAAGAAATCGTATGTTTGCCCAACCTGTGGTAAGACGTTCACACAGAGGAGCTCCTACCTTATGCATGCAAATGTACATGCAGGGATAAAACCATATGTTTGTCATGTGTGTG GGAAGGCATTCTCCTATGACAAGTCTTTGAAGGAGCACAAATACATGCATGATTCAGAAAAACATTTTGCATGTGAGATCTGCAAGAAAACATTTCGCCAGAAGACCAGCCTCCAGATTCACCTTAAGATTCACAAAGAGTCCAGAGATTACATCTGTCAGTCTTGCGGGAAAG GTTTCACTCAGAAGCAATCATTGCACAGACACGAGCGGATTCACAATGGTGACAAGCCTTTCCAGTGTACATTGTGCCAGAGAACATTTAATGATTACTCCATCATTCGTCGTCATATGATACTTCTACATAAACGTGATCCAAAGGACCCTGGTAGTTGGAAGAAAGAAATCATCAATACAGTGAAAAAAGCGACTGCTTTCTACATCGAGGGTGGGTCCGGTTACAATGCTGGTGGAAGAGCTCCTCCATTGGTGGAAACACATACAGATACTAGGCCCTCCTGTCAAGACTTGAACAGTTCACCAGATAATGTATCTGTAACTAAATCGGGTAAAAAGCCTTCTAGCCAGCCTGTCAAGAAAGAGTTATCTGCAGAAGAAAGTGGTTTGAGACAGGGTCACCTGCATGAGATGGCCCGAGCTGTCTACCCACAAGTAACATCTTTGAGCAATGTAGAGACTGATTCTCAGGCTTCTCCACTGCCTCTAAATTATAGCATCCCTGCACACTTTTCTGATAGTGCAAGAGAGGAGCATGGTGCTACAACTGAGctagatattgataaaatatctGACCGCTATCAAATGCTTACCAACTCATATCATGCGATTGCTCCTGCGCGGACAGAGTTGCCTCCCATTGGGTTGTCAGTACTTAGCAACCAGGGCATGGATGCTATACGATCACAGGAACTGTCTCATTCAGCAGCACAGAATGATTCAAGTTACACCCAGACAATGTCTAATGCCTGGATGTATCCAAATTACCCATATTATAGCACACATCATTTTTCACAGTTTCAGGGTCCTCCCAGTTAA
- the LOC127875873 gene encoding zinc finger protein 624-like: MVAVFRNATAEVSKEYEATFPVHLRFEAVLDKICYDAKAKLLKINEDFFVEGDLVKLLRVQDMLVHVQSVFGSLNSQTSPVECPTQMAIPFSALVEAAEAISRGVEVTNKDETNCLWNREHDYVSQVSKVPSSSTSEVSSKVPCSTSEVSSKVPTSTSEVSSKVPSSARDVTISNCDVDKKSSEQEQFDDQCEMLEEYSDDTRQDLCNIDQNLTVNQEPIRMAKSETSNSPLKSEFCLLKDITIQKHVEKELEIANLFSEKEATAKSFLLNRKLSKRKVSELQDGYEDEGLVHCDTCGKVFVNMRYLKSHELTHDPANRTCEICGKVYMFPKTLQAHMKTHGEDYVKKVYKCDQIDCSRSFTSKYNLDAHQKSEHFGSRETFLCQLCGKKFTTKNTMLQHMNIHLGLRPFSCKSCGKSFTHESVLRDHQLSHTNTKLFICNYPDCAKTFTHRSSLKTHKAIHKDTKDFVCDQCGKGFTQKQALIRHERAHKGVKPFKCRICGRLFGDPSVVRRHLQLIHKVFKDVESWREDIEEIKVLDSETSQESTATIPETNNDGLDKQLTNEAQLLSTKNLEERSLKTISDSQYMQFVDYGTVIANEANATHSLLSFEGLQNLDGTQIALPAQHEQGSKTRVQSVLNFPELQAMLQTSQSHMEPRFIKRTVLRKQAISALKTNEDIFAIPVIVASQFQSNLDQDKNVQLFTENIDGTFSIISEPNTYRKSSNDCLIGGNTGMDVALNADFIVDQLKPDGTFAENDAIRELQDSKEADINSDSFHQLYAFNSQFTDISKC; encoded by the exons ATGGTTGCTGTATTTAGAAATGCTACAGCAGAAGTTTCTAAAGAGTACGAAGCAACATTTCCTGTGCATCTCCGTTTTGAAGCTGTGCTTGATAAAATCTGCTACGATGCAAAAGCGAAACTTCTTAAAATAAACGAAGATTTTTTCGTAGAAGGAGACTTAGTGAAATTGCTGAGAGTTCAAGACATGCTGGTCCATGTACAAAGTGTATTTGGATCCTTGAACAGTCAAACTTCGCCTGTGGAG TGTCCTACACAGATGGCAATACCATTCTCAGCACTAGTTGAGGCTGCCGAAGCCATAAGCAGAGGTGTAGAAGTAACAAACAAGGATGAAACCAATTGTTTATGGAACAGGGAGCATGACTATGTATCACAGGTCTCTAAAGTTCCATCCAGTAGTACAAGTGAAGTATCATCAAAAGTTCCCTGTAGTACTAGTGAAGTATCATCAAAAGTTCCCACTAGTACTAGTGAAGTATCATCAAAAGTTCCTTCTAGTGCAAGAGATGTAACAATCAGTAATTGTGATGTTGACAAAAAGAGTTCAGAACAAGAACAATTTGATGATCAGTGTGAAATGTTGGAAGAGTACTCTGATGATACTAGACAGGATCTTTGCAATATTGATCAAAACTTGACTGTGAATCAAGAACCGATCAGAATGGCTAAGTCTGAAACCAGCAATTCTCCTCTAAAGTCTGAATTTTGTTTACTAAAGGATATAACAATTCAGAAACATGTAGAAAAAGAGCTAGAAATTGCAAATTTGTTCAGTGAGAAAGAAGCAACAGCAAAATCATTTCTATTAAACAGAAAGTTATCAAAAAGGAAAGTGTCTGAACTTCAAGATGGCTATGAAGATGAGGGATTAGTTCATTGTGACACCTGTGGTAAAGTCTTTGTCAATATGCGCTACTTGAAAAGTCATGAACTTACACATGACCCAGCAAATCGCACGTGTGAAATATGTGGGAAGGTATATATGTTTCCTAAGACGTTACAGGCGCACATGAAAACACATGGAGAAGACTATGTAAAGAAAGTCTACAAATGTGACCAAATAGATTGCAGCAGGTCTTTTACTTCTAAATACAACCTTGATGCTCATCAGAAGTCTGAACACTTCGGTTCAAGAGAAACATTTCTATGTCAGCTGTGCGGTAAAAAATTCACCACAAAGAATACCATGTTGCAGCACATGAACATTCATTTAGGTTTGCGACCATTTTCTTGTAAATCGTGCGGAAAGTCTTTTACACATGAGTCTGTCCTACGGGATCATCAGTTGAGtcatacaaatacaaaattgtttatttgcaACTATCCAGATTGCGCCAAAACGTTCACTCATCGTTCATCTTTGAAGACTCACAAGGCCATTCACAAAGATACTAAAGACTTTGTTTGTGATCAATGTGGAAAAGGGTTTACACAGAAGCAAGCATTAATAAGACATGAGAGAGCTCACAAGGGTGTAAAACCATTCAAATGTCGAATATGTGGACGCCTGTTTGGTGATCCCTCTGTAGTAAGACGCCATCTTCAGTTAATTCATAAAGTCTTCAAAGATGTTGAATCTTGGAGAGAAGACATTGAAGAAATTAAAGTATTGGACAGCGAGACCAGTCAAGAAAGTACTGCCACTATTCCTGAGACTAATAATGATGGCTTAGACAAACAACTTACAAATGAAGCACAACTCTTGTCAACTAAGAACTTGGAAGAAAgatcattgaaaacaatatcaGATTCACAGTACATGCAGTTTGTTGATTATGGTACAGTTATTGCAAATGAAGCAAATGCGACTCATTCTCTATTGTCTTTTGAAGGGCTGCAGAATCTTGATGGCACACAGATTGCGTTGCCAGCGCAACATGAACAAGGAAGTAAAACAAGAGTTCAATCTGTTCTAAATTTCCCTGAATTACAAGCCATGCTACAAACCAGTCAGTCACATATGGAGCCAAGATTTATAAAAAGAACTGTCTTGAGAAAACAAGCTATCTctgcattaaaaacaaatgaagatATATTTGCAATACCAGTCATAGTTGCAAGTCAATTCCAAAGTAACTTGGATCAGGACAAAAATGTGCAACTGTTTACTGAAAATATTGATGGGACATTTTCTATCATTTCTGAACCAAACACCTACAGAAAAAGCAGTAATGACTGCCTGATTGGTGGAAACACAGGGATGGATGTGGCTTTAAATGCAGATTTCATAGTAGATCAGCTGAAACCCGATGGCACATTTGCAGAGAATGATGCTATTAGAGAACTACAAGACTCCAAGGAGGCTGACATTAACTCAGATTCATTTCACCAGTTGTATGCATTTAACTCTCAGTTCACTGACATCTCCAAATGTTAA